A genomic region of Mycobacterium sp. Aquia_213 contains the following coding sequences:
- a CDS encoding MarR family winged helix-turn-helix transcriptional regulator produces MAVTRREREHRQPESVWLDDDQQRAWRQLLSMIMELPAALESDLQRTTGLTTFEYLVLANLSEADERTLRMSELASSANSSLSRLSHVVRRLAENRLVVKRVCAEDGRVSVVELTKAGLRRVAAAAPLHVAKVRELVVDPLTKADLIRLGKAAQAITDRIAESG; encoded by the coding sequence GTGGCGGTGACGCGGCGCGAGCGTGAGCATCGTCAACCCGAATCGGTGTGGCTCGACGACGATCAGCAGCGTGCGTGGCGTCAGCTCCTTTCGATGATTATGGAGCTTCCGGCGGCCCTGGAAAGCGATCTGCAGCGCACCACGGGACTGACGACGTTCGAGTACCTCGTGCTGGCGAATCTCTCGGAAGCCGACGAGAGGACGCTGCGGATGTCGGAGCTCGCCTCCAGTGCCAACTCCTCGTTGTCGCGGTTGTCGCACGTGGTCCGCCGCCTCGCAGAAAACCGGCTGGTGGTGAAGCGCGTCTGTGCCGAGGACGGCAGGGTGAGCGTGGTCGAGCTCACGAAGGCGGGGTTGAGGCGGGTCGCCGCCGCGGCCCCCTTGCACGTCGCGAAGGTGCGCGAACTGGTGGTGGACCCGTTGACGAAGGCCGACCTGATCAGGCTCGGCAAAGCGGCCCAGGCCATCACCGACCGGATCGCCGAGTCGGGTTAG